In Paenibacillus sonchi, a single genomic region encodes these proteins:
- a CDS encoding TioE family transcriptional regulator, protein MQYYKPVELASVLGISTSALRHYESWGVVPAPERAANGYRMYTELHLAYFRCLRAMIPGFGYKLTYDVLRNIQQGDMDQALWLAGAEQARLQEEKAAADQTLALLQDPEISFIKGRPVSHRMSIGEAAAIAGVQPSAIRHWEKEGLLTPLRNPENGYRMYTAVHLRQILLIRTLRRTVYFLERMKELVEAVEQHSLDKAKEVTEHALGRIHQRNRQQYSGVHQLMELCAQAGLLRPEDTASRSMSTYQGKER, encoded by the coding sequence GCAATATTACAAGCCGGTTGAGCTTGCATCGGTGCTTGGCATCAGTACCAGCGCCTTGCGGCATTATGAATCCTGGGGTGTGGTTCCCGCGCCGGAACGGGCAGCGAATGGCTACCGTATGTATACGGAGCTGCATCTGGCCTACTTTCGCTGTCTTCGCGCCATGATTCCGGGGTTTGGCTACAAGTTAACCTATGATGTGCTGCGCAACATCCAACAGGGGGACATGGATCAGGCCTTGTGGCTTGCAGGGGCAGAGCAGGCCAGATTACAGGAGGAAAAAGCTGCTGCCGATCAGACGCTGGCGCTGCTGCAGGACCCGGAGATTAGCTTCATCAAAGGCAGACCCGTCAGCCACCGGATGTCGATCGGAGAAGCTGCAGCGATTGCGGGAGTTCAGCCCTCGGCCATTCGCCACTGGGAAAAGGAGGGGCTGCTGACTCCGCTAAGAAACCCGGAGAATGGCTACAGAATGTACACTGCGGTGCATTTAAGGCAGATTCTGCTGATCCGCACCTTGAGACGGACGGTATATTTTCTGGAGAGAATGAAGGAGCTTGTGGAAGCTGTGGAGCAGCACAGCCTGGACAAGGCCAAAGAGGTAACCGAGCACGCGCTGGGCCGCATTCATCAGCGCAACCGCCAACAGTACAGCGGCGTGCATCAACTGATGGAGCTTTGCGCTCAGGCGGGACTATTGAGGCCGGAGGATACAGCCTCCCGATCCATGTCGACGTATCAAGGGAAGGAGAGGTGA
- a CDS encoding UvrB/UvrC motif-containing protein, which yields MNLAEKVAALPLSPGVYLMKDSLGHIIYVGKAKQLKKRVQSYFYNAKGHSPKVKQLVRNIRDLDYKLTDTEFEAFMLECQLIKEIKPMYNKKMKNPLAYSYIVIRTDTAYRQLAVTYDPAEYGDSLYFGPYTSRSTVERAVQGIKESQRILCSTPHARNALCLNHSLGLCLGMCGGGEALERYEGIIDSVAGLLNGNDPRILEELQQRMDLAAENFEFETAAKYRDYCTAVRSLLQKEKVIGFTEQNKNIVVLEPMQEQVLKLILIRGSEILDRARLDAGQMNAEQLCGIIQSAVQDSFSKPPHGEPGEISRHKLDEAQIIYSYLTGSSGSYSVIPQEWLEAGDGAAVAEAVRALLGGYFEAAPAKQR from the coding sequence ATGAATTTGGCGGAGAAGGTGGCGGCCCTTCCTTTATCTCCCGGGGTCTACCTGATGAAGGACAGTCTGGGCCATATTATCTATGTCGGCAAAGCCAAACAGCTGAAGAAGCGGGTCCAGTCCTACTTTTATAACGCCAAGGGCCATTCCCCTAAAGTAAAGCAGCTGGTCAGAAACATCCGGGACCTCGATTACAAGCTGACCGATACGGAGTTTGAAGCCTTCATGCTGGAGTGCCAGCTGATCAAAGAAATCAAGCCGATGTATAATAAAAAAATGAAAAACCCGCTCGCCTACAGCTATATCGTGATTCGCACGGATACTGCCTACCGGCAGCTGGCGGTGACCTATGACCCGGCTGAGTATGGGGACAGCCTGTATTTCGGCCCTTATACCAGCAGAAGCACGGTTGAGCGGGCGGTGCAGGGAATTAAAGAAAGCCAGAGAATCCTTTGCAGCACACCCCATGCCAGGAACGCGCTTTGTCTTAATCACTCGCTGGGTCTATGCCTCGGTATGTGCGGGGGCGGGGAGGCGCTGGAGCGGTACGAAGGGATTATTGACAGTGTGGCCGGGCTGCTCAACGGGAATGATCCCCGTATTCTGGAGGAGCTTCAGCAGCGGATGGATCTGGCCGCAGAGAATTTCGAGTTCGAAACCGCCGCCAAATACCGCGATTATTGCACAGCCGTCCGCTCCCTGCTGCAGAAGGAGAAGGTGATCGGCTTCACCGAGCAGAACAAAAACATCGTGGTGCTGGAGCCAATGCAGGAGCAGGTGCTCAAGCTGATCCTGATCCGGGGCAGCGAGATTCTAGACCGCGCCAGGCTGGACGCCGGGCAGATGAACGCAGAGCAGCTGTGCGGGATCATACAGTCCGCCGTCCAGGACAGCTTCAGCAAGCCTCCGCACGGAGAGCCGGGTGAAATCAGCCGCCATAAGCTGGATGAAGCCCAGATCATATACAGCTATCTGACAGGCAGCTCCGGAAGCTATTCTGTGATTCCTCAGGAATGGCTGGAGGCCGGGGACGGCGCGGCAGTTGCTGAAGCGGTCCGGGCTCTGCTGGGAGGCTATTTCGAAGCCGCGCCAGCTAAGCAGCGGTAA
- the nudC gene encoding NAD(+) diphosphatase, producing MSKPRASIYNRYIPAVTPPLEFSGSAYWLIFHSGKLLVTENAGITGIPFVPALEQLSMAPLRTLYLGTFEGIASFAAQVPAETPEPEGMAFRPLRSLYESLDEDLFHLAGKGIQMLAWDETHQFCGRCGTATELAQAEHSRSCPACGLVSYPRIAPAVITAILKDNRILLAHSPHFVNNMYGLIAGFVEPGETLEDCVQRETMEEVGIKVKNIRYFASQQWPFPHSLMVGFLAEYESGEITVDGEELDHADWFELDRLPVIPSPVSIARKLIDWVVENHTN from the coding sequence ATGTCTAAACCAAGAGCAAGCATTTACAACCGATATATCCCTGCCGTCACTCCACCGCTAGAGTTCAGCGGCTCCGCCTATTGGCTGATTTTTCATTCCGGCAAGCTGCTGGTTACCGAAAACGCCGGGATCACCGGCATTCCATTCGTACCTGCGCTTGAGCAGCTATCCATGGCTCCCTTAAGAACCCTGTATCTGGGGACCTTTGAAGGGATCGCCAGCTTCGCCGCACAAGTCCCGGCAGAAACGCCTGAGCCGGAAGGGATGGCCTTCCGCCCGCTGCGCTCCTTGTACGAATCTCTGGATGAAGATCTGTTCCATCTCGCAGGCAAGGGCATTCAGATGCTGGCCTGGGATGAAACCCACCAGTTCTGCGGCAGATGCGGGACCGCCACCGAGCTGGCGCAGGCCGAGCACTCACGCAGTTGTCCGGCCTGCGGACTGGTCAGCTATCCCCGGATTGCCCCGGCGGTCATTACCGCGATTCTTAAGGACAACCGGATTCTGCTCGCACACTCCCCGCATTTTGTGAACAATATGTACGGGCTGATTGCCGGATTCGTGGAGCCGGGCGAAACGCTGGAGGACTGTGTACAGCGTGAGACTATGGAGGAAGTCGGCATCAAGGTCAAGAATATCCGCTATTTCGCCAGCCAGCAGTGGCCTTTTCCCCACTCTCTGATGGTAGGCTTTCTGGCCGAATATGAGAGCGGAGAAATTACCGTGGATGGGGAGGAGCTTGACCATGCCGACTGGTTCGAACTGGACCGCCTGCCTGTCATTCCGTCCCCTGTCAGCATTGCCCGCAAACTGATCGACTGGGTAGTCGAAAACCATACTAACTGA
- a CDS encoding MerR family transcriptional regulator yields the protein MKYSIGEFASILGVTADTLRLYEKHDIVRPMKDQHNNYRYFSDLDARNLLSSRWYRSMQIPLQDVAGLINDAPAEQVIQSIAGARQQLEEEIRRSVMLLDKINEIHAELGRIGEALYTCRIREVPGMYRIQQTDKNQLLQKECLKRTVQAWMELLPFTFYSFRIENPESVLGTAELEYSWGLALLETDQQKLEVGVNESMEYIEPSTCISAVIASSYEKELGRESFQFMLDYARAKGLAITGDIRGKILFTERMSRGNQTYLEIDIPLENNFT from the coding sequence ATGAAATATTCTATCGGAGAATTTGCCTCGATTCTGGGTGTGACGGCGGATACCTTGCGGCTCTATGAGAAGCATGATATTGTGCGCCCGATGAAGGATCAACACAATAACTACCGTTATTTCAGTGATTTGGATGCGAGAAATTTATTGTCGAGCCGGTGGTACCGGAGTATGCAGATTCCGCTGCAGGATGTAGCCGGGCTGATCAACGATGCCCCTGCGGAGCAGGTCATCCAGTCTATTGCCGGCGCACGGCAGCAGCTGGAAGAGGAGATTAGGCGCAGTGTCATGCTGCTGGACAAAATCAATGAGATCCACGCGGAGCTTGGGCGGATCGGGGAAGCCCTTTATACCTGCCGGATCAGAGAGGTGCCGGGCATGTACCGTATTCAGCAGACCGACAAAAATCAGCTGCTGCAGAAGGAGTGTCTGAAACGGACGGTTCAGGCTTGGATGGAGCTGCTTCCCTTCACATTCTATTCTTTCAGAATCGAAAACCCGGAGAGCGTCCTGGGAACGGCGGAGCTGGAATACAGCTGGGGGCTGGCCCTGCTGGAGACGGATCAGCAGAAGCTGGAGGTCGGCGTGAATGAGAGTATGGAGTATATCGAGCCGTCCACCTGCATATCCGCAGTCATTGCCAGCTCGTATGAGAAGGAGCTTGGCCGGGAGTCCTTTCAATTCATGCTGGATTATGCCCGGGCAAAAGGCCTCGCCATCACCGGTGATATCCGCGGCAAGATTCTGTTCACCGAACGAATGAGCAGGGGCAATCAAACCTATCTGGAGATCGACATCCCTCTTGAGAATAATTTCACATAA
- a CDS encoding chromate transporter gives METGSQKPVEAGVTKGRGAALLEVLGVSLKLGLTSFGGPIAHLGYFHNEYIRRRKWMDERSYADLVALCQFLPGPASSQVGIGIGVVRAGLLGGFIAWLGFTLPSVIALAVFALVLQGVDIAGAGWIHGLKIVAVAIVAQAVLGMGQKLTPDRGRVTIAVIAAVFALSWHAAYAQVLILAAAGMIGLWLYRGQPDRGPDLPIRISRTVAVCCLALFFLLLIALPLLRTSAGAGGVALFDSFYRSGSLVFGGGHVVLPLLEHEVVPAGWVSREDFLAGYGAAQAVPGPLFTFASYLGMMAAGFKGGIIATLGIFLPAFLLVIGALPFWNGLRSSPNVQGALAGINAAVVGILLAALYDPLWTSAILKPLDFALAAILFVMLFFWKLPPWVIVLAGAAGGFLMQFI, from the coding sequence ATGGAGACGGGAAGTCAGAAGCCGGTGGAAGCTGGCGTGACAAAGGGCAGAGGGGCTGCTCTGCTGGAGGTGCTGGGTGTCTCCCTGAAGCTCGGGCTTACCTCCTTCGGAGGGCCGATTGCCCATCTGGGGTACTTCCATAATGAGTATATCCGCCGCCGGAAATGGATGGATGAACGCAGCTATGCCGATCTGGTGGCGCTCTGCCAGTTTCTCCCCGGGCCAGCGAGCAGCCAGGTGGGGATTGGCATCGGTGTGGTCAGGGCCGGCTTGCTTGGGGGATTCATAGCCTGGCTGGGATTCACTTTGCCTTCAGTGATCGCTCTGGCTGTATTTGCCTTAGTACTGCAGGGCGTTGATATCGCTGGTGCGGGCTGGATTCATGGACTGAAGATCGTAGCGGTGGCGATTGTAGCGCAAGCGGTGCTGGGAATGGGGCAAAAGCTTACACCGGACAGAGGAAGAGTTACCATTGCGGTGATAGCGGCAGTTTTTGCGCTGTCCTGGCATGCTGCCTACGCTCAAGTCCTAATCCTCGCAGCTGCCGGGATGATCGGCCTTTGGCTGTATCGGGGTCAACCGGATCGGGGTCCTGACCTGCCTATCCGGATCAGCCGGACCGTTGCCGTCTGCTGTCTGGCGTTGTTTTTCCTTCTGCTTATAGCGCTTCCTCTTCTTAGAACGTCTGCAGGTGCTGGGGGGGTTGCGCTTTTCGACAGTTTTTACCGTTCCGGTTCACTGGTATTCGGTGGAGGACATGTTGTGCTTCCGCTTCTGGAACATGAGGTTGTACCTGCCGGATGGGTCAGCCGGGAGGACTTTCTGGCCGGCTACGGAGCGGCACAAGCCGTTCCGGGGCCGCTGTTTACCTTTGCCAGCTATCTTGGGATGATGGCCGCAGGGTTCAAAGGCGGCATCATTGCGACGCTGGGCATCTTCCTGCCTGCATTCCTGCTGGTTATCGGTGCGCTTCCTTTCTGGAATGGGCTTAGAAGCAGTCCGAACGTTCAAGGGGCGCTCGCGGGCATCAACGCTGCTGTGGTGGGAATTCTGCTGGCAGCTCTATATGATCCGCTGTGGACCTCCGCCATCCTGAAGCCGCTGGACTTCGCGCTGGCCGCAATCTTGTTTGTGATGCTCTTTTTCTGGAAGCTCCCGCCCTGGGTGATTGTTCTGGCCGGTGCTGCGGGAGGATTTCTGATGCAGTTCATCTAG
- a CDS encoding FAD-dependent oxidoreductase yields the protein MRKQAQSKIFTLSVCLIMMLSLISGCSGNNTAEPAASEQPSASPEATQQAGDDNGVPASFKAGTYKAEADGKDGKIQVEVTLDAQSTITDIKVLNQKETAGIGVEAINKIKDEIISGQTLAIDAVSGASESSAAILTAVEDALKQAGGNVEAFKSRKVAKAGEGKTEQLSADVVVVGAGASGVSAAVSAADKGAKVIIIEKTATIGGASNLSWAGKFYNSSAAVSSGLKVSVEKEISDWIVNNHWRVDAAAIRQYVTKSGETYDWLNKKGYKTTFINFAGEQLHMLPAYETRQPTLRAMLAASVEKGGGQVITETTAKKLMTGANGEVTGVVAEKADGTTLEITGKSIIMATGGYAGNKEMVKEAFGFEGVNGGLGQNTGEGLKMAWDAGAKVPDNFGGQMLHQTLARATEKLKAQYTPFEASYPLMLSYLPTLMNVGPSGARFRDEAATLTSVAAANTSAFNGAYHLVIISQAQIDALKAKGMNGVKAPSLPGMPPEFYATFADQFKLDTPWKDADKVFESMVANGDGYKGSTIEELAQNAGLDAEVFAHDFNQYQEATKTGVDIEFGKAKEYLIPMGQSGPYYAIIAEVNNLGSVGGLLVNTQFQVLNDKRVPVKGLYAVGLESEGVLFNDTYVGNGVGLGYSFTSGRLGGEDAAAGALAK from the coding sequence ATGCGCAAGCAAGCACAGAGCAAAATATTCACATTATCCGTGTGCCTCATCATGATGCTGTCGCTGATCAGCGGCTGCAGCGGCAATAATACTGCTGAACCGGCAGCTTCCGAGCAGCCGTCGGCGTCGCCTGAGGCGACTCAGCAGGCGGGGGATGACAACGGGGTGCCGGCTTCTTTTAAAGCAGGAACCTATAAGGCGGAGGCCGATGGAAAAGACGGAAAAATTCAGGTGGAGGTTACCCTGGATGCCCAATCCACAATCACCGACATCAAGGTGCTCAACCAGAAAGAGACGGCCGGAATCGGTGTCGAAGCGATCAACAAGATCAAGGATGAGATCATCTCAGGCCAGACGCTTGCGATTGATGCGGTCAGCGGGGCTTCCGAATCCAGCGCGGCCATTCTGACTGCTGTTGAGGATGCACTGAAGCAGGCAGGCGGCAACGTAGAAGCATTCAAGTCCCGGAAGGTAGCCAAAGCCGGTGAAGGCAAAACCGAGCAGCTGTCGGCGGATGTTGTTGTTGTAGGCGCAGGGGCATCCGGTGTTTCAGCAGCCGTATCAGCGGCGGACAAAGGGGCCAAGGTTATTATTATTGAGAAAACAGCCACCATTGGCGGAGCAAGCAACCTGTCCTGGGCGGGCAAGTTCTACAATTCCTCGGCTGCGGTCAGCAGCGGGCTTAAAGTGAGTGTGGAAAAGGAAATCTCCGACTGGATTGTGAATAACCACTGGAGAGTCGATGCGGCGGCGATCCGCCAGTATGTAACGAAGTCGGGGGAAACCTATGACTGGCTGAACAAAAAAGGCTACAAAACCACCTTCATCAACTTTGCCGGGGAACAGCTGCATATGCTTCCGGCCTACGAAACACGCCAGCCCACACTGCGGGCGATGCTGGCAGCTTCGGTGGAAAAGGGCGGCGGACAAGTAATCACCGAAACGACTGCCAAAAAGCTGATGACAGGAGCAAACGGTGAGGTGACCGGTGTAGTTGCCGAGAAAGCAGACGGCACGACGCTTGAAATTACCGGAAAAAGCATTATTATGGCAACCGGAGGCTATGCAGGCAACAAAGAAATGGTCAAAGAGGCCTTCGGTTTTGAAGGTGTTAACGGAGGACTCGGCCAGAATACCGGCGAAGGCCTGAAAATGGCCTGGGATGCCGGAGCCAAGGTTCCTGATAACTTCGGCGGGCAGATGCTGCATCAGACCCTGGCCAGAGCCACGGAGAAGCTGAAGGCTCAATACACTCCGTTCGAAGCCAGCTATCCGCTGATGCTGTCCTACCTGCCTACCCTGATGAATGTCGGTCCTTCAGGAGCAAGATTCAGAGACGAGGCGGCGACGCTCACCTCCGTAGCAGCTGCCAATACCAGTGCTTTTAACGGAGCTTACCATCTGGTCATTATTTCGCAGGCGCAGATCGATGCTTTGAAGGCGAAAGGAATGAACGGTGTAAAAGCGCCTTCCCTGCCGGGAATGCCGCCGGAATTCTACGCCACTTTTGCCGATCAGTTCAAGCTGGATACGCCGTGGAAGGATGCGGACAAGGTATTCGAATCCATGGTTGCCAACGGCGATGGCTACAAAGGCAGCACTATTGAAGAGCTGGCCCAGAATGCCGGTCTGGATGCAGAGGTGTTTGCACATGATTTCAACCAATACCAGGAAGCAACGAAGACCGGGGTAGATATCGAGTTCGGCAAAGCAAAGGAATACCTGATTCCTATGGGACAGAGCGGTCCATACTACGCGATCATCGCCGAAGTCAACAATCTGGGTTCGGTCGGCGGGTTGCTGGTCAATACCCAGTTCCAGGTGCTGAATGACAAACGTGTGCCGGTCAAGGGGCTGTATGCGGTTGGCCTCGAGTCCGAAGGCGTATTGTTCAATGATACCTATGTCGGCAACGGTGTAGGCCTGGGTTATTCCTTCACCTCCGGCCGTCTGGGCGGAGAAGATGCTGCAGCAGGGGCTTTGGCAAAATAA
- a CDS encoding MarR family winged helix-turn-helix transcriptional regulator — MDNELFQKFVAFTTAVHQITSDISKDIKSEALTPLQYKILEYIAVSQPVTLSEISDCMHMSMPNTSRELKKLSEKQLCDKITDPADRRKQGITLSPPERP; from the coding sequence ATGGACAACGAATTATTTCAGAAATTTGTAGCTTTTACGACTGCCGTCCATCAAATTACAAGTGATATCAGCAAAGATATCAAATCCGAAGCACTGACCCCCCTTCAATATAAAATTCTCGAATATATCGCCGTCAGCCAGCCCGTCACCCTCAGCGAGATCAGCGATTGCATGCATATGTCGATGCCGAACACCAGCCGTGAGCTGAAGAAGCTCAGCGAGAAGCAGCTATGCGATAAAATCACCGATCCCGCCGACCGCCGCAAGCAGGGGATTACCCTCTCCCCGCCGGAGAGGCCATGA
- a CDS encoding SDR family oxidoreductase has product MKIALTGATGHFGSIVAETLLKSVAAENLVVSVRNPEKADNLRTRGVDVRHGDFDQPETLDTAFAGVDRLLIVSADGDNDTRIRQHKAAVDAAVRAKVGFIVYTSVGHADSSSLFLALVHRATEEFIRESGIPYSFLRNNWYLENEVGSIQAVQAGAPWVTSAGDGKVGWATRRDYAEAAAAVLAGEGHENTVYELSGTPATQAELAAVVGKLLGKEVLVQQVDDAAYADIMAKAGVPEAALPIVVAIQQAIREGALDIASSDFTKLLQRPLTRLSEGVKDLLGN; this is encoded by the coding sequence ATGAAGATTGCATTAACAGGAGCCACCGGACACTTTGGTTCCATCGTGGCCGAAACTTTACTGAAGTCAGTAGCGGCAGAAAACCTGGTAGTCAGCGTCAGAAACCCGGAAAAAGCGGACAATCTCCGCACACGCGGAGTAGACGTCCGTCATGGTGATTTCGACCAGCCGGAGACACTTGATACAGCATTTGCCGGTGTGGACCGGCTGCTGATCGTGTCAGCTGACGGGGACAACGACACACGGATCCGCCAGCACAAGGCTGCGGTTGATGCCGCAGTGCGCGCGAAAGTCGGCTTCATCGTCTATACCAGTGTCGGTCATGCCGACAGCAGCTCACTGTTCCTGGCACTGGTTCACCGTGCGACCGAGGAGTTCATCCGTGAATCCGGGATTCCGTACTCCTTCCTGCGCAATAACTGGTATCTGGAGAATGAGGTTGGCTCCATTCAGGCAGTTCAAGCCGGAGCCCCATGGGTGACCTCGGCTGGCGACGGCAAGGTGGGCTGGGCAACCCGCCGTGATTATGCAGAAGCGGCAGCAGCTGTATTGGCGGGCGAAGGCCATGAGAATACCGTATACGAATTGTCAGGCACACCGGCAACACAGGCTGAGCTGGCAGCAGTTGTCGGCAAGCTGCTGGGCAAGGAGGTTCTGGTTCAGCAGGTGGATGATGCCGCGTATGCCGATATTATGGCAAAAGCAGGCGTACCGGAAGCTGCACTCCCGATTGTAGTCGCTATTCAACAAGCGATCCGCGAAGGCGCGCTGGACATCGCCAGCAGCGATTTCACGAAGCTGCTGCAACGCCCGCTTACACGGCTTAGTGAAGGTGTAAAGGATTTGCTGGGGAATTAA
- a CDS encoding NAD(P)H-dependent oxidoreductase produces the protein MNTLIIYTHPNHQSLSYAFLQEVLRGSRENAKVAEIQVLDLYEEGFNPVLVFNEHKRRRDMHSDPALAKYREQLLWADKVVLVYPIWWGRPPAMLMGYIDQMFASGFAYRDKGGLLPEGLLKGKSVVCISTMQGPTHYPLLMLHNAHKVLMRKALFNFVGIRKVKFFEFGSMESKRGKHAQKLERIYQYFKTVS, from the coding sequence ATGAATACATTGATTATCTATACCCATCCGAATCATCAGAGTCTAAGCTATGCCTTTTTGCAGGAGGTGCTTCGGGGGAGCCGGGAAAATGCGAAGGTGGCAGAGATTCAGGTGCTTGATTTGTATGAGGAGGGATTTAATCCGGTGCTTGTATTTAATGAGCACAAGCGGAGAAGGGACATGCACAGTGATCCCGCACTGGCTAAATACAGGGAGCAGCTGCTGTGGGCGGATAAGGTCGTACTGGTCTACCCCATCTGGTGGGGGCGGCCGCCAGCTATGCTTATGGGGTATATAGACCAGATGTTTGCCTCGGGGTTCGCATACCGGGATAAGGGCGGACTGCTGCCGGAAGGGCTGCTGAAGGGGAAGTCGGTAGTGTGCATTTCCACCATGCAGGGTCCAACCCACTATCCGCTGCTGATGCTGCATAATGCGCACAAGGTGTTAATGCGCAAGGCGCTGTTCAACTTCGTGGGCATCCGCAAAGTTAAGTTCTTTGAGTTCGGCAGCATGGAGAGCAAGCGGGGCAAGCACGCCCAGAAGCTGGAGCGGATCTATCAGTATTTCAAGACAGTCAGTTAG
- a CDS encoding zinc ribbon domain-containing protein YjdM encodes MNELPNCPQCSSEYTYEDGTLLVCPECGHEWAQGAGNASIEESKVVRDANGNILNDGDSVTVIKDLKVKGSSSVLKIGTKVKNIRLVEGDHDIDCKIDGFGAMKLKSEFVRKA; translated from the coding sequence ATGAATGAATTGCCAAACTGCCCGCAGTGCAGCTCGGAGTACACGTACGAGGACGGGACGCTGCTGGTTTGCCCGGAATGCGGACATGAGTGGGCGCAGGGTGCGGGAAATGCAAGCATTGAGGAGAGCAAGGTAGTACGGGATGCCAATGGCAATATTTTGAATGATGGGGATTCGGTTACTGTCATCAAGGACCTGAAGGTCAAAGGCAGCTCCTCCGTGCTGAAGATCGGTACCAAAGTGAAGAACATCAGGCTGGTCGAGGGCGATCATGATATTGACTGCAAAATCGACGGCTTTGGAGCCATGAAGCTCAAATCCGAATTTGTCAGAAAAGCATAA